Within the Chryseobacterium geocarposphaerae genome, the region AAAAATGTTGAGAAAAAAGTAAAATCTAAATTAATCATCATTGGAGAAGGTCCGGATATGGAAAAGATCAATCAGTTCCTGGAAGAAAACCCCGAACTGATTTCAAAAATCCGCCTTTTAGGAAAAGTAAATGATCTTTACAGAATCCTTCAGCTTTCCGATGTCTTTTTATTGCCTTCTGAACAGGAAAGTTTCGGTTTAGCTGCATTGGAAGCCATGGCAGCTTATACTCCGGTAATCAGCTCCAACGCAGGAGGAATTCCTGAAGTGAATATCCAGGGAGAAACCGGGTTCTTAGCTGAAATCGGGAATGTAGAAGCGATGAGCAATTACTGTATCAAATTACTAAGCAACGAGGAACTTCTGGCAAAAATGAAACTTAATGCAAAAGAACAGGCGGTAAAATTTGATCTGAAAAACATCCTTCCTATCTATGAAGACATGTACAGAACAACGATTGAAAATTTTAAGCTGACTACTGAAGAATCAGTTCCACAGTAAATTCGGTCAATTGTAGAAATCAAAACTGTTCAGGGTAATTCTGAGCAGTTTTTTTATTTCTAATCAATTATAAAATTCATAAATTAGTGGTACACAAACACAAATTATGAATGAAAAGCTTCTCCAATATCTTTGGAATTTCAAGGTTTTCAACAATTTTGATTTTAAAGATACCGATGGAAATCCTATTGAAATCCTGAATTTCGGAAAATGGAATACTGATTCCGGACCTGATTTTCTGATGGCAACCATTAAAACGAAAAACCTAATTCTTGTCGGAAATATTGAGCTCCATGTCAAATCCTCCGATTGGATTTTCCATCAGCATTCCGCCGACCCTAATTATAAAAATATCATTCTTCATGTTGTTTATCTGCACGACATGGAAATTGATGAATTTAATGCTCAAGATATTTCCACTTTAGAGCTTAGAAACTACATTGATGAAAATAGCAGTAATAAGTATGAAAAATTTGCCAGCGGAAACCAGTTTATCTCCTGTGAATCTCTTTTTACTCCTGACAAAATTCCCGTTTTCTTTCATGAAGAAAATGTTTTAAAAAAGCTTCAGGAAAAATCCGCTTCTATTGAAGAAGATCTTCAGAAATCAAAAAATAATTTTGAAGCCGTCCTCTTCCATCATCTTGCCTACTCTTTCGGACTAAAAGTAAATGCATTCATTTTTAAACAGATTGCAGAAAGCATAGATTTCTCCATTATCAATAAAATCAGACAGAATAGGACTCAGCTTGAAGCGTTATTTTTTGGAATTTCCGGCTGGCTTGAAAAACCGACTGATAATCAAATGCGTGTATGGAAACGTGAGTTTGATTTTCTCACCACAAAATTTCAACTTCCTGCAATTAAGATCCATCCCAAATTTTTAAGATTAAGACCTCCGAATTTTCCTACCATTCGCCTTTCTCAATTGGCAGATCTTTATTTTCAGCATCAGAATCTTTTTTCAAAAATGATTTCGGCAAAAAGTGTTGACGGACTGTACGAAGTTTTTAAAGATGTTAAAGCTTCAGAATATTGGGACAACAAATTCAATTTCGGAAAAGAATCAAATACTAACCAACCCAAAATGCTGAGTAAAGATTTCATCAGCCTTATAATTCTTAACACTATATTACCGATAAAGTATGCTTATCACAAATATCATAATGAAGAAATTTCTGATGAAATCATACATTTTTACAAAAGCCTACCTCCGGAAAGAAATACAGTCGTCTCAAACTGGGAAAAACTAAAAATGAAGGCCTCAACTGCTTTAGAAAGCCAAAGTCTGATTTATCACTTCAAAAGCAATTGCGAAGCGAAAAATTGCTTAAATTGCGGCATTGGTTTTAAAATTTTAAAAGAGATATAAAATGCTGGACAACATCCGACATAAAATGGAAAGAGAATGGTTCGGAGTTCTTACAAGAACAGGAACCAAACTGGGAATTCCCGTTTCAAAATTGAGGGTATTTTTCATTTATTCCACTTTTGCTACCGCTGGTTTTTTCTTTTTAATTTATTTAGGTTTAGCATTTACGCTTTGGATTAAAGACATTTTTATCACCCGAAGACCTAATGTTTTTGATTTATAACTATGGAATTTCTGCAAATTACTTCTCCTGAAGACTACAGAGTTCAGGAAATTTATAATTCTTATTCAACAACATTTCCGGAAGATGAAAGAAGAGACTGGATTCCTTTTACCCAGCTTTTCAGTAATCCCAATGTAAAAGTGATTTCTGTAATGCACGAAGCAAAGAACATTGGCTATCTGATTATCTGGGAACTCAGCCATTTTGTTTTTGTAGAACATTTCGAGGTATTTGAAGAATTCAGAAGTCAGAAATTAGGTTCTTATATTACCAGTTATTTATTTGAAAATTATCCCAGAATTATTTTAGAAATAGAACCTGAACATTTGGGGGATGATGCCAAAAGACGCTATACATTTTATCAGAAAAACAATTTCAGATTAATTGATGAAATGTATGTACAGCCAAGTTATGGTGAAGGAAAGAATACTCTTAAACTTTGGCTTCTGGCCAACTATTCTCCTGAGAATGTAAAGGAAATCAAGGAAGAAATTTACGATATCGTTTATCACTAAATAAGAAAATCCGGAAATTACTTCCGGATTTTTTAATTTACTTCATATTCTAATTTTATAGTAATGCTCGCCTCTTTTTCTTTGGAAGACGTATTAAAGGTTCCGCCATAAGAATAATCTTCATTTGAATTCGGCGCAGTAATCTGTATCACTCCCATGGTTGCTTTTTTAAGATTCCCCAAACTGCTTCCTGAGTTTTCCGCAATTTTTTCTGCACGCTCTTTAGCATCTTTTGTTGCAGCAGCAATCATTTCCTGTTTTACCGTGGAAAGCTTGGTGTAGAAATAAGACGGTGAAGAAGATGTAAATTCAATACCTCGGTTGATGATTTCTGTGATATTTCTGGAAAGGTTTTCAATCTTAGCAACTTCCTTGCTTTCAATAGAAACCGTTTGCGTTAAATTATATCCTGAAAATTCATTCTGAACAGTATTTCCGTTTGAATCCGTAAGATTTTTAAACTGCTTCTGAATATCAACCGAAGAAAAAACAATCTCGTTTTGCTTTACTCCTTTTGACAAAAGATAATCATTAATCGTTTTTCGATCTAAAGCCAATTCATCATAAGCCGTTTTGAGATCAAAATTGTTTTTCGAAAAGCTTCCCGACCAGGTAATAAGGTCCGAGGTAAATTGTTTGGTTCCCAAACCGGTTACAGAAATGGTATTTTCAGATTTATTCCTGTTTTTGATAGCATTTCCTAAAAGTCCTAAACCGATAACAAAACCCAATGCAGCAACTGCGATCGCAATAATTGTTTTATTCATTTGTATCTGTGATATGATACTCAATCATCAATTATTATTCCGAAATGCAATAAAAAGCTGATTAATCACTTAACTTATTTATTTTCTGATATTCTGCAAAGGCAGCCCGTAATTCATAATAGATAGCACCCTGTTTAAAATCTTTCCGGTATCTTTTCGAAAGCATTTTTATTTTTTCCGCATATACGAGAAATTTATCAACCTGCTCTTCATCCATCCCATATTTTTCCAGAAAACTTAAATCGACTTCATTTTTTATTCTTTGGAGAAAATTTTGCGTTTCATAGAAATTAGGCTTTGTAATTTTGGGTTTGGTTGCTTTTTTTGCCAGTCCTATTGCTCCGGCAATTACTCCTAAAACATTTACTTGCCCCGCATTGAAATCATGTCCTCCGAAACTTTTGGGAATTGTATTTTTTGGCATCACTTCAGTCATGGGAGACTTCATATAGCTTTCCATTGAGGATTTTAAGGAAGCAACTTTTCTGGAATCATCCAGATGTTTACTGTCTTTCTTAATATCTCCCGTCAGTTGATATTCAATTTTAACTTCGGGAATCAATATTTCCGAACGCTTAAGAAGAATATTGATGGACGTTTTAAAATTTTCTTCGGAAACATGAATCTGTGAGCGATAAAATCCTTCTCTCACAAATCTGATTTCATCATCCAGATTAGCTTCAATGGTAAACCTTCCGGATATGTCACTATATACATTTCCATTACTCGATATATTAATAACTAAAACCTTGCTTAGAGGTATGTTCTGTTCATCCAAAATAAATCCTGAAACCTTTTGTTGGGCAAAAATAAACGCTCCAATACAGCAAAAAAGTACACTTAAACAAGCTTTCATCATTTACTTTTGGGTTTGGGGAGCACGATATGAAGATATTCTTGTAAATACAGCACGCTGAAATCTCATCAGATCAGCATCACTGCAAAACCCGTATTTTAAAATATTTTTCCTTTCATAACCTCCCGCAAAAACATAATAGATAAAATGCTGAATCTGCGGTTTTTCAATTTTTAAATCTATAAAATATTGTTCTCCCAACGCGGAAATCAGATACTTCATCAAATCAACATCATCCCATCTATTTTTGACTTTCCCAATAGAGAAACCCTCACCTTTTGGCTGAACAAATTGCCCGGGTCTTG harbors:
- a CDS encoding PspC family transcriptional regulator — its product is MLDNIRHKMEREWFGVLTRTGTKLGIPVSKLRVFFIYSTFATAGFFFLIYLGLAFTLWIKDIFITRRPNVFDL
- a CDS encoding SIMPL domain-containing protein, producing MNKTIIAIAVAALGFVIGLGLLGNAIKNRNKSENTISVTGLGTKQFTSDLITWSGSFSKNNFDLKTAYDELALDRKTINDYLLSKGVKQNEIVFSSVDIQKQFKNLTDSNGNTVQNEFSGYNLTQTVSIESKEVAKIENLSRNITEIINRGIEFTSSSPSYFYTKLSTVKQEMIAAATKDAKERAEKIAENSGSSLGNLKKATMGVIQITAPNSNEDYSYGGTFNTSSKEKEASITIKLEYEVN
- a CDS encoding GNAT family protein, whose product is MEFLQITSPEDYRVQEIYNSYSTTFPEDERRDWIPFTQLFSNPNVKVISVMHEAKNIGYLIIWELSHFVFVEHFEVFEEFRSQKLGSYITSYLFENYPRIILEIEPEHLGDDAKRRYTFYQKNNFRLIDEMYVQPSYGEGKNTLKLWLLANYSPENVKEIKEEIYDIVYH
- a CDS encoding DUF2851 family protein — its product is MNEKLLQYLWNFKVFNNFDFKDTDGNPIEILNFGKWNTDSGPDFLMATIKTKNLILVGNIELHVKSSDWIFHQHSADPNYKNIILHVVYLHDMEIDEFNAQDISTLELRNYIDENSSNKYEKFASGNQFISCESLFTPDKIPVFFHEENVLKKLQEKSASIEEDLQKSKNNFEAVLFHHLAYSFGLKVNAFIFKQIAESIDFSIINKIRQNRTQLEALFFGISGWLEKPTDNQMRVWKREFDFLTTKFQLPAIKIHPKFLRLRPPNFPTIRLSQLADLYFQHQNLFSKMISAKSVDGLYEVFKDVKASEYWDNKFNFGKESNTNQPKMLSKDFISLIILNTILPIKYAYHKYHNEEISDEIIHFYKSLPPERNTVVSNWEKLKMKASTALESQSLIYHFKSNCEAKNCLNCGIGFKILKEI